The sequence tttttttaatcactggaaATTTTTCTAGTTGCAGAAATCCCTGAACTAGCAGGCTAGATCAGGCAGaggttctcaaccttggctgtaCATTGAAAACACCtggaaagcttttaaaaacactggaaaaaataaataaataaaaataaaaacacctggaaagcttttaaaaactgGTGAATCTCCAACCTAAagattttgatttatttaattgGCATGCCTGGATATTATTTTTAAGCTTACAGGTGATTATAATGCATAGCACCATTAGGATGAAGTTGGGACCTCTTAGGATAAGAGAATGAAGTCATCAATATAGTCATtgcaataactttaaatggagtatgactaaaaatattgaatcactgtgtggtacacctgaaattgatataatattgtaagtcatctatactttaaaaatttttttaaataaatgatgaggGCATGAGTGAATCTATAGTGCTACACGTCACATTTAGAGGCATctggtatgtgtgtgagtgtgtgcatgtatgtgtgtatagttGACGAGGCAAAGCTTATCCATATCATTTTAGCATTGTAGATCGATGGTGGCCTCAACGGTCAGGCCACTCAAGAAGACTCTTCTCTTGCTCTCCATTCATCCTCTGCTTTTCTGGTCTCTGCCTCACCTACACCCTACTCACATGACTATCCAGTCCCCTTAATCATAACGTTCTTGTCCCCTGCCCCAGCCACTTATTTCCCTGGTTAACTGATGAGCCAACCTGACGTCAGTTCCCCCTATAAATGGTAGTTGCCTTCTTCCTTGAGTAGTGAAGACTGTTGCTGTGTTCAGCCTCCCATCCGGTGTCCACGGTGGGGTTCAGTTCCAGGGCTTTGCTTCGGACTTGTAAGATTCCCTACCCAGTAAATCACTGAGGTTTTTGTTGCCATCTCTGGGCTCTTTCCTTGGTCTCATGTCTGGGCAATTATGAGGCTTGCAGATTGGCGGACTATAGCCCAACAAAGGCCCATAGAACAGAGAGGAAGGAactcatgtttttcttttgttttgttttaattttctggcCTCGCTgcaccacatgtgggatcttagttccccaaccagggattgaacctatgccccctccATTGAGcggcaaagttttaaccactggaccaccagaggagtcctAGGAACTGAAGTCTACTGGGTACCAGGCACTGGCCTAAATGCTTTAAATGTACTTCCTTGtcaaatcctcacaacaatcctggGAGGACAGACCCACAGAGGATCCTATTTACAGAAGTGAAGTCAAGAAACCCAGAGGTTAAACGACTTGCCTGCAGTCACATAGCAAGTCAGTGGCAGAAACAGGACCAAACCCTAGTTTCCGAAAGCTAGTTCCACTCCCAACTCCCAGTGAAATGACTGGCACCATTTGCCCACTGGCCTGACCACCATTCATCCCCAGAGCCTGTCTGGCATCTACTTAAAGCTTAAGTAATAAGCATCTCTGGGGGTGTGGGCAGTGCTGTCCAGGCCCAGAGCTGTGGGAGTGATAAAGACCACCCAGGAAAGGTCCCCCAGACCCAGTCAGTGGAGGTCTTGGTCCCAAAGAGTTTTCCAGGGCATACTTCTAAGGACAGAAGAAGATTGGCTGGAGAGGCACCAAAGAATGTCGGCTGGTTGAAGGGAGCCAGTGCCAGGAGCCCTGAGGCCAGGCTGAGGACGGGGCAGTAGATACACAGGGTTCCCAGCTGCCTTTCCTTAGGAATAAAGGACTGACTTTCATTCTGACCTTACAACCTTCCCACATTGTATTTAACAggaagtgaaattatttttatgaaatgagCTCAGATCATAATCGTGACCCCTTCACTCAACCcttggcaaaataaaaagttggccACCCTATGCTGGTATCTCCCGCTGGTTGATGGGTTATTGGTCCAAGAAATCACAAAACCTAGAGACTGAAGGTTTCTCTGGCAGGTCGGGGGTGGACACCAGCTTGCAGTAGGTGGCAGGGTGGTTGTGGTGGGCAGACAGGCGAGGAAGTGGCATATTTTTTTAGATCGGTGCTCATTTCAGGACTGGCGGcggcagcatcacctgggagttcAGAAGGCAAATTTCTGGTCCCTACCTCAGACCTACAAAATCAGAACTTCTGGGAATGGAGCCTGGTAATCAGGATTTAACAAACCCCTGTGTGTGCGTACTAAGtctgtttagtcatgtctgactctctgtgaccccatggactgtagcccaccaggctcctctgtccatgggattctccaggcaagaatcctggagtgggtagccatgccctcctccaggggatcttcctaacccagggattgaactcttgtctcttacatctcctgcattggcaggcaggttctttacctctagcactacctgggaagcgcTAACTCCCAACACACCAGTTAGAGAACCACTCCACCTGCTTGTGAAGAGGCTGAGAGAAAGAGGAGTGGCTGGAGAGTCAAATGAGATGAAAAGATGATTTCTGTGGCTGTGATTCTAATGTAGAAAATACTCAAGTTTTCTCAAGGCTTTTTATTGAAATGCAATATACCTCCAGAAAAGTGCACATGTCACATGTAGAGCTAGATGCACTTTCACCATCAGGAACCCAAGTAACCAAcctcagatggagaaacagaataTCACCAAGCATGCCAGATgccctctctgcctcttcctgctGACTGGTAATGGCAGAGGCTGGTTTCACCTGTTCTTGTAGTTTACACATGaaaattgcttagtcatgtctgactctttgcaaccccatggtgtctacagtccatggaattctccaggccagaatactggagtggttaaccattcccttctccaggggctcttcccaacccagagatcaaacccaggtttcccacattgcaggcagattctttaccagctgagctaccaggggagcccaaaaGACAAGGTGGACAGGTAACGCCTCCTCCACCCCCGACAAGGGTCTTTAAACCTCCACACCAGAAACAAATATGTGCGCTTTCTGCTTTGGCTTCTTCCGGTCCTCGTGTGCCTGTAAGATCCATCTATATGATCGCACACAGTTGTAGAGCCCTCATTCTCTCCACTGCAGGGTACTCCCATGTGACCACACCACTCACTCTCCTGATAATGGATGTGTGAGCTTTCAAATATGGGACTGTTCCAGTTCATGCACTTATGAACATTCTAGTACGTGACTGTTGGGCGCATACCTAGCAAAGGGAATTTCTGGAGACTGGACCCTGTTCAAATGTTGAGAAGGATCCCGTAGAGAAGATGTGAAACTGCAGGAGAGAAGGGGTCAGGGAGAGAGTGAGCTCCCTGGGAAAGCAAGAGGCAGGAAGTGGGAAGGCTCGGGGCCAGAACCAGAGGCAGAGAATGGCTTTCCGACTGGAGCCGTGTGAAGGTGGGTTTGTAGCTGGGGGTTGatatggtggggggggggcgggtcttTGTGTCCACTTTACTTTGTTATGTGAAGAAGGAGGACAGGTAGTCTGCTGAGTGTATGGCAGATGGTTTGGGGTTTGAGGCCCTCATAGTAGAGCGTGGTTAGGAGAGAGATGACTGGAAAAGGAGTGAGACTGCAGCACTCTTTGGAGTTACATAACTTTGCCAGAAGACAGCTCCTTGACGTGAACTCCAGAGTGGAGTCTGGGAACACCTGGTTTCCAGGCTGGGGCTCCCCAAGAGGTCTATGGCGCCACCTGCTGGACAAGATGTTCATGACATGCCCAGGGAGGTCCTGATACCTTCACCACCCAAGTTGCTTCCCCAAATAGGGAGGCCCAGATCCCTGGATGGCCTCAGGCTGAGCCTTGACCCCAGTCAGAGACCAGACACCCCCCATACGGGAACCTAGTCACATGCTGAGCCCTGATCCAAGTCTATGTACTGCTGTCCTCTCTCTCCCCTGTCCCTAAATTACAGCCTGAACAGGAGAGTTTTAGAGGCTGCACCCCCTAaaggggggcttccccagtggctcagctggtaaagaatccgcctgcaatgcaggagacctgggttcgatccctgggtcaggaagatcccctggagaagggaacagctacccggtccagtattctggcctggagaattccatggactgtatagtccatgaggtcacagactcagacatgactgagcgactttcacattctTTCCTTCTAAAGGGAGGGGCCCACGGATGTCCTGGGTCTCAGGGCCTATGGCTGTGGCCCCaggaccaggctcctcctcccctgCATCCCCTAAACCAGGACCCCTGCCACGAGAGCCCCTCAGGCCCTCTGCCTTAATGGGGCGGGCTCACACACAGCCTCCCTGGCCCCGTGCCCTGCCCAGACCTGTTCTAGATTCCACACCACCCTTCCCCAGGgctcctccacctcccacccaccAGCCCAGGCAAGGCCTCCTGAGATTCAGCCTGGAAGACCGGCAGGCAGGAGGGCAGGCACCGTGGGGCCATGGAACCCGAAGCAGGGCCTGTACTCTACCAGAAGCTGCGGGTCTGGGAGCCGAGCTTGGAGtccgaggaggaagaggaggagatttCGGAGCAGCTCATTCCAGATGCTTCCGGGCCCCACGACTCCTCTGGGTGAGTCAGGGAGGGGTCTGGGCACCCAGTGACTCAGGCCTGAGGCTGGTGagtccctccctcctgagcctctaaGGAGGGCCAGACAACTTTCTGCTCCGCCAGCTCCAGGAACCTTCTGGTTGAAGgtggggacccccccccccccccccgctgagctgcagccccaggcctggccaaTGCCAGTCAATCCAAGGTCTGTGCGACTGAAGGGACATTTGTACCAAGTCAGCCCTGCCGACTGTTCTGCCAAaggctcccagcccccaccccctggtGCAGGAGGCACCTGCTGGGCAGGTTGGTTCTGGCTACACCTGGCCGGGcccagctcctggagcctgcCAAGTCCCGCTCAGGCATCCCTCCGGACTGGCTGGACCCTACCTGTCCAACCCCTTCTTCTCCAGAGACCTTCCCCAAGTTCCTTCCCATCTCCATGTCTCCATTCACAAGGCTGTGTCTTCTGCCAGGAGACCCTTTCTCCTTGGCAAACTTTTCCTCCTCCTGCAAGCAAGACCAAACCTTTTGGGAAGTAGTCCCTGGGTTCTCCGGGAGTTTGTGGGTGTCCTCCTGCCTGGCCCTGGCTCAGGACATTGCTCTCTGCAGGAATAAACCTGGCCGTCTGCCCGGGGCCTGGGCCCAACTGGTGGCCGCCCTGCTCTTGCTGACCGTCAGCTTCTCCCTGGCCGTGAGGCAACTCTGCAGGAGTGGTGCCTCTCCAGGAGCCTTGGGCGCTGGGGCCCCTCCAGCCAGCGGGCACTCCCACAGGCCTGGCGTGTACCACCACAGCGCCATCATCAGCCCAGCAGGTCAGTGCTAGGAGTAGCTTAGGAAAAGAAGGTGGGGGGTGTCAGTGGTCCCAGCTCCCCACCTCAAGACAGTCCCGTCTCTCACTGCAGCTGAGTGCTCCCGCCTGGGTCGAGAGCTGTTTGTTGCTGGGGGCAACATCGTGGATGCTGGAGTTGGAGCAGCCTTGTGTCTGGCAGTGGTCCATCCTCACACCACAGGGCTAGGTCAGTAACCCACAACCCCAGACAGAGAGCCCAACCCTGGGCCTCAGCAGTGACCTGGAACTCGGGCAGTCAGCAGCCCTGACCTCAAGGCTGGCTGTGAGCAGGACCTAGGACTTGGGCAGTAGCCCCACCTCTAGGCTGTGACCCTTGATCCCAGATCAGTGTGATCTTGACCCCAGGCCTGGTCAGTAACCACTAACCCCAGGTTAAGTCAGTGACCCTTCCCCTGGGACTACCGAGTGCCCTGACCCCTGTGTGACCCCTTTGTCTCCTCCCAGGTGCCACGTACTGGGGGCTCTTCCACAATAGCTCCTCGGGCAACTCCACTGCCCTGACATCGGGCCCAGCCCAGACC comes from Muntiacus reevesi chromosome 18, mMunRee1.1, whole genome shotgun sequence and encodes:
- the GGT6 gene encoding glutathione hydrolase 6 isoform X2; the encoded protein is MEPEAGPVLYQKLRVWEPSLESEEEEEEISEQLIPDASGPHDSSGNKPGRLPGAWAQLVAALLLLTVSFSLAVRQLCRSGASPGALGAGAPPASGHSHRPGVYHHSAIISPAAECSRLGRELFVAGGNIVDAGVGAALCLAVVHPHTTGLGHCCGPREQCPGHRGQRRLCPPPHLLAQQLLRLWTPVPKHRGSTQQPGG